Sequence from the Fragaria vesca subsp. vesca linkage group LG4, FraVesHawaii_1.0, whole genome shotgun sequence genome:
GTAATTTACAGAGAAGAGGTAAAATAAAATGGGTAGTCTTCGTGTTGTCCTTTTTTCTTTCGCAAAAGCAGTTTTTTGTTGTTGTTGAAAGGCTGCAAAAGCAGTTTGAAAGCTAGGACTTGGTGCTTCTCATAAGTCAACGGTTGGGAGAAGCTGCTTCAACCAAATTTTTTTAGTGAGTATATGGTGTTTGGTAAATTCAAGCTTAAAAACAGCTTAATGAACTTATGGTGTCCGAAGAGTTTGGCCCAACTTAGAAATAAATTTTAAATTGGGCCAAACTCTCAAATCCACAAAACCTATTTCTTTTTGTATCGGGGAAAGTTAATAATCCTATAGTAATTAGGGCTAATTAAGTTTTCTTTACGGGAACTTGTATGCCTATAAATACCCTAGATCCCTATTATATTCGATCACCAATCTCATTAGATATTCTTAGAGAAGACGTAGAAACATAAGGAACAACGATGACTGCAACAGGTTAGTATTGATCTTTTCTGGTTGTCTTCCGATCAATTATATATTACCTTCTAAATGCTGTATGCTGTAAAAAATCATTATTATTTGTCCTTGATCAAAGAAACACGGGCCTGAACTACCGGGCCAGGCTTTTTATTACAAATAGATAGATACGGGCCTTGTGTACATATGAGAGTCCATGATCGTTCCTTTATTTATATATATATGTTTGCATGCCAATTCAGGGTTTCGACTGGAAAGGATGACAAAGCCGACTTATCGTATGGAATTCTCGAAAGATTATATCTCTAGTACGTTCCTCCATCTCTTGTTCTTATTCTTCCTCTTAACTTTCTTTGTTTTTCTTAATTGTGTGTGTATATATATAGAGATTTTGACTAGAAATAGTTATATCATGTGTTAACGGGTAGATATGTATTGGGTATTGCTGTACAAGCTCTGCAAGGTTGGATCTGAAGTAAACAAATTAATATTGGCAGTCTCACCTATGATCTCTTGCAGAGGACCTGACCAAAGTTTGGAAGGAGCAGGTGGAACCCGTCTTCGCATATCATGGCCTAACCTGCACAATGGATGAGGTATATCCTTAGATAAATCCTTTTTCTTTTTCTTATTGACAAAAACTCTCATTCACAACCTCAAGGACTTAATTTATAATCTTATGTGCAGGATGAGTGTAAAATGATCCTAGAAACAGGTAATTCTGATGGCGGATATATCATTGAAAGGGCTAGGCGTGCTCTCGGTGCTCTCGCCTGTGGTCTGAGCGCACAATGGGTACTGATCGACAATACATCTTTTCTCATTGTTTTCTTATCTTATACAACGAGTGAGCTCTTTTATATATTTTAAACTGCCAAGTTAGCTAGGATTTGCTTCCTTCATTATCAGCTTATCGAATCCTTCTCTTTTGCTGCATCTGTTCTTGATGCAGGATGAGTATCAAACTATCAATCACATATACATTTACTTTTTGTTTTCTTTAAACTTGAACACACCTTAATCAACTGATAGTTTTTCTTTTTGAACAATCTTGTGCTACTTTAATTTATTTTTCTCATTGAATTCCACAACCTTTCAATTGCAGGTTAAACCAATATTACTCGGACAAATCTATTGTGATATGATTGAGATAGAGCCACCAGAAGGGATCTGTGAGGTATGCATAAAATTCCTTCCTTCTTAAAGTTAGTTGAAGTTGTTTGATTTGCGTTATTCAAAGTTTCTCCGAGTTATGAGAGACCTTTTGATTTTAGAACAGTCCTAGAGGCTGTGTTATGCAAGTGCTGATTATTCTGCCTCTGCTAATGTTGCCTATTGTGTGCAGGAACAATTTTTAAGCAATTATGATGATTTCATCGACAAATTTGATAACTTATATGTGAGTAGATAATCCAAGCTTCTCATACAAATATTGTTATGGATTCACTCTCTGTTTGAATATGATAGTCACATTCTAATTTTTTCAAAATATATGCAGGAACTCCAGAAGAAGTGGTACTGCTACGTTCTTTATTTTGTAAGTGTTCTTGATCTTGTGGTTGTTGTTCTTATTATTCTTATTCTTTTATGTTTGGTCGTATGAGCTTAATTTGTTTTAAAATTGTCCTGTAAATGAATAGGAAAAATGTATAACGGTCGTGGCTACTTCGTTTCAAGCAACATGCGCAATAAGGTCCCTTGTTCAGGACAGCCTTCTTGGCACTATCCCCATTCAAGATAAGGTTGAGAAGCTGACTGGATATATAGAAGAATACGATCCGAAGGGAGAAGTTTTAACAAATAATCTAGAGTTCTTTTCCTCTTTGCTTGATGGAATTGCTGAATAAGATTTATACTGCATAACTGGAAGATGGTCAAGACCCCGACTCTATGCAAGAAGTTCTAATAAATTCTTGATACCTTGTTCCGGCTCTTGTGATGGAAAAACATATTTGCTTATTTTCTTGTGTTGTGTTTTTATTTATTCATAAGTTAAATTTCATGTAAGATAATAATTTTTGTTAATTTTGTATGCGTACATTTTGTCGCTTCTATTTTCTAACTGGTTAGATTTCATTCATTTTACTTGTGAGTTATGACAAATTCCGATAACCAAGCAAGACCTTAAAATCAGAACTTAAAACAGCTGCTTTGTTAAGAGTCCAAGATAGGTTCACAAACTCAAGTTGCATGCATTTATTGATAAACTAGTATGAGATTTACATCCAAAACCAACACGTCTCTACACGTTTGGTGAATTTGCAAGCCTAACACTACCACACCCTTGCATGAGTTTGTGTGACAACATTTGGGGTGACGCAGAGTTTGTGTGGCCTTTTAGGTTTCATACGTGGACGTGGATAACCCGCTCTGACACCATGATAAAATAGTTTGGGGTTCACGTCCAAAACCAATTGGCAATAGATAAAGTGACCCAAACCCTTATTAAGGCATAGACAATGTCCTATTTTTCTTATGTGGGATTTATATCTCAACATTTATAGGAAGAGTTTCCCCATTTTGTTCCTTAAATCAAAAGGAATGAACATGTATTGGTTAACCTCTCTGCTGAACCATTTACTGCAATCAAAATATACCGAACATTCAATTTGACAGTTCCATAGGCCATAGCCACAACGAATTTAGAATTTTATCTCAGTAGTATGTGTAACAAAGCAAATACTTGCTTCAGATCTACTAGTTTTCAGGACCGTATTTGTTGACTAGTGGTAATTTTCATATGTAATAATTACAGCAAAATTACAATATCAAATGAATGACATTCAGACCCCTCTTCGCAGCTTTTGATACCAGATCACATATGTATATCGGCAGTACAAAATTTGCAAGCACTATTGATAAACCTGCATATATTCAGATGTCAATGACTTTTTCATTAATTATCAGCAAGAGAAAAAAAGAAAAGCAAAAGTGGAATTTGAACTAAACCGCTGAGTGCTTGTCAAGGTCTATGCAGAGATAAGGCATTAAACTGAATTGAAAGCGTCTAAAATGACATTTGTTATCCCAGGGAGACAAATACATTACCGAGTGTAAATCATTTCAACCAAGATACCGTAGCAAGACCCCATCGTTCCCCAGCACAAATCCTTGATTGTCATCAATAAACCTACAGTGACAGAGGAGTTTAACCGGTAAAGCTCATATATAACCTTCAAACTCTTGCTTAGTTTTAATTCCTTGTGAATATAAACTTATAATAAAAGAGGAATTACTTCCATTCAAGTTTTGTGTGTTAGAACTTATAAGTGGGATATTCTTATATTGTAGTAGTAAAACAGCTGCGGAGATAGGTTTGTGCCTTACAATTCGAAATTACTGTACGTGAACAAACTTTTGGAAGGGAAGACTTACTTTACAGAGTATAGATTTGCGGCAATATTATCGGCTGCTTTGTCACGGACCCAGCTCTTGCCACCATTGGTAGTTCGCAATAAAATCCCACTTCCGCCTGCAGCCCAAGCCTCATCCTGCATTATACAAACAGTCGCTATTGATAAATTAACTGAGAAATACAGACAAGATTTGTTAGACTAGAAGGGAGAACTTTAACAGGAACAAAATCTGCAAAGTAAAACCGTGATTCCATGACAAGAGGCCTTTTTTCCTTTTTCCTAAAAAATAACTTCAAAGATGTTGAAGCTTCCAATGTTTTCTAGAGTTGTGTACATATTTGCAAGAAGCCAAGTGCACTGAAGCCTTCACTAGGCTATTCAGTGATATTGTACAATTCAGCACATTAGTCTTTGGGGATGGGGGTGGTGAAGAGATTATAGGCTTAATAGTCAGTATCATCCAAACTATACCTTTGATCGGTACCCAACATCAAGAATGCCAAATCCCCGGCTTTGGACTGGAACTTCTTCAAACTCCTCTGTTATCTGAAATAGTAAACATCAACTTAGCTTGAAGCCTTCAACAATAATTAAATTAACAAGGTTATATGGTGAAGTGTTGAGTATTGACATTTATGGGGAGGGAAACTTAGTCTTATAAACCAGAAGCAGTAGGGAGTCATGAAAAGTCAAGTCTATGAATCATCACTTAAAATGGTGGGTAAAGCATTTTTTCCCCTAAAGTTAGAGAAACTAATGAAACCTCAGAAACAGAGGAAAAAAAGTAAAAAGAAAGAAAAAAAAAAGAGAAGAAGAGGGGGGGACTGGGGACTGTACTATTTATCCATTTCTTATGTTTATATTGGGGTGTAAAGTAAAATATGAACCCTCATTCGTATACAGACAAGATACAGGGACTTGGTCATCATCCATATAAGGATTTGACTGCTTGAAACATGTGATAACTCCTAAACTTGAGAAAAGAAGATATCTTGAAATTCACTTATCAGTCATCACTTACCCCTGTACCTTTGCTCAGAAAAAGTCCTCCTCCACGAACAAGAAGCCAAAGACCACCATCAGCTCTCCAACCCATATTTTGGATTCTTCTAGCAACTGATCTGTTATGTGGCTGCCAGTATGGCTGAAAATGTAGAGAAGGCATCGGAGCACAGTTAAGATGACTAAACATCCCACATGAAACTCAAAATGAAAATGAGAACATGGAGAAGCAAACACATCATA
This genomic interval carries:
- the LOC101291915 gene encoding uncharacterized protein LOC101291915, giving the protein MTKPTYRMEFSKDYISKDLTKVWKEQVEPVFAYHGLTCTMDEDECKMILETGNSDGGYIIERARRALGALACGLSAQWVKPILLGQIYCDMIEIEPPEGICEEQFLSNYDDFIDKFDNLYELQKKWYCYVLYFEKCITVVATSFQATCAIRSLVQDSLLGTIPIQDKVEKLTGYIEEYDPKGEVLTNNLEFFSSLLDGIAE